TGCACTTTGTCGGCGTAGGCGTCGATGTCGGCGCCGAGGACCTCGATCTCAGCGGCGCGAGCGGCGATCGCGGCGATCGTCTCGTCGCGGCTGTAGGTGAGCAAATGCGCGACCAAGTTGGCGAAGAACTCCTCGTGCCGCTCTTCATCGCGGGCGATGTGCGCGATCAGGCCGGCCAGCACCGGCTCCTCGATCTGTGCGGCCAAGTTGTTGCAGTAGACCGCGTTGGAGGCCTCGAAGAGCGACATGAAGACCAGCGTCTCGATCTGCGAGTAGTGATCGGCGCGGTAGCCCTTCTCCGCCACGTGCTGGAAGCGCACGTGCTCGTTGGCGGTGGGATCGATCTCGCGGGTCACCACGAAGTACTCCCGCAATGCGATCGCGTGCAGATGCTCCTCGGCGGTCCAGCGGCCGATCCACTGGCCCCAGTTGTCCTCGAGGATGAAGTGCTCGACGAATTCGCGATGGTAGCCAGCCAAGTTGTCCTTCGAGATCAGCAAGATCTCGCAGGCGTCGGTGATGACCTTGGGCAACGACACATCGGATGGTTCCCAGTCGCGGCCGCCCAGGAACGCGAAGTTCTCGCCCTGGTCGAAAGGCACGAAGTCGTGAGCGAACCAGATCTTCTCGGTCTCGATGTGGCGATCGATGTTGGCACCGACCACCGGCTCGAGTTCGAGCATCAATGCGTTAGCAACGGGTTTGATCGCCATGAAAGTAACTATAA
This genomic stretch from Mycobacterium paraterrae harbors:
- a CDS encoding acyl-ACP desaturase — translated: MAIKPVANALMLELEPVVGANIDRHIETEKIWFAHDFVPFDQGENFAFLGGRDWEPSDVSLPKVITDACEILLISKDNLAGYHREFVEHFILEDNWGQWIGRWTAEEHLHAIALREYFVVTREIDPTANEHVRFQHVAEKGYRADHYSQIETLVFMSLFEASNAVYCNNLAAQIEEPVLAGLIAHIARDEERHEEFFANLVAHLLTYSRDETIAAIAARAAEIEVLGADIDAYADKVQVVADAGIFGPEQLKQVVSDRITAWGVADEPALRQYVIS